A portion of the Mus pahari chromosome 17, PAHARI_EIJ_v1.1, whole genome shotgun sequence genome contains these proteins:
- the Fignl2 gene encoding putative fidgetin-like protein 2 → MHWTPEHAQPLNQWPEQHLDVSSTTPSPVHKLELPPGGRQRCHYAWAHDDISSLTASNLLKRYAEKYSGVLDSPYERPGLGSYGDAAFLNGAKGDPEPWPGPEPHYPLASLHEGLPGAKPAGAGGSASLGGSPVVAGNLTEPLYPGNACGGPSAATEYAAGYGGGYLASGYCAQTSAALAPPPPPALLQPAPPPGYGPSAPLYNYPAAGYAAQPGYGALPPPAAPPAPYLPSGLAAPTPLPAPAPPRPAPYGFSAAAEGVSLKRKAVDEGAEARYRKFAYEPAKAPVADGASYPAADDSECRGNGFRAKPPGATEDGTGKYGGGGPLKVLGSPSYAPQLEPFDKFPERVPAAHGGFAEPSGEPAKGVDPGALELVSSKVVDCGPPVQWADVAGQGALKAALEEELLWPLLRPPACPGSARPPRTVLFFGPRGCGKALLGRCLATRLGATLLRLHGASLAASGAVEGARLLQAAFAAARCRPPAMLLISELDALLPARDDGASLRAPLLACLDGSCGARADGVLVVGTTSRPAALDEATRRRFALRFYVALPDGAARGQILQRALAQQGCALNDRELAALVQGTQGFSGGELGQLCQQAAAEAGLSGLQRPLSYKDVEAALAKVGSRAPPKELDSLVEWDKMYGSGH, encoded by the coding sequence ATGCACTGGACACCGGAACACGCCCAGCCCCTAAACCAGTGGCCAGAGCAGCACCTGGACGTCTCCTCCACTACCCCGTCGCCGGTCCACAAGTTGGAGTTGCCTCCAGGGGGTCGCCAGCGCTGCCACTACGCTTGGGCACACGACGACATTTCCTCCCTCACAGCCTCCAACCTCCTCAAGCGCTACGCAGAGAAGTACTCCGGAGTCCTGGACTCGCCCTACGAGCGCCCGGGCCTGGGCAGCTACGGTGACGCCGCCTTCCTCAACGGTGCCAAAGGGGACCCGGAGCCCTGGCCCGGGCCGGAGCCACATTACCCTCTAGCCTCGCTCCACGAAGGCCTCCCGGGAGCCAAGCCGGCTGGCGCGGGTGGCTCCGCCAGCCTCGGGGGCTCCCCGGTGGTAGCCGGGAACCTGACCGAGCCGCTTTACCCGGGCAACGCGTGCGGGGGACCGTCGGCGGCCACTGAGTACGCGGCGGGCTACGGAGGCGGGTACCTGGCGTCCGGCTACTGCGCGCAGACGAGCGCCGCGCTCGCCCCGCCGCCCCCGCCCGCGCTGCTGCAGCCAGCGCCGCCGCCCGGCTACGGCCCCTCGGCGCCGCTTTACAACTACCCGGCGGCCGGCTACGCGGCGCAGCCCGGCTACGGGGCGCTTCCGCCGCCCGCCGCGCCGCCCGCGCCCTATTTGCCCTCCGGGTTGGCGGCGCCCACGCCCCTGCCCGCGCCTGCGCCCCCCCGGCCGGCGCCCTACGGCTTCTCCGCGGCCGCCGAGGGCGTGTCCCTGAAGCGCAAGGCGGTGGACGAGGGCGCGGAGGCCCGCTACCGCAAGTTCGCTTACGAGCCGGCCAAGGCCCCCGTGGCTGACGGCGCCTCCTACCCCGCCGCGGACGACTCCGAGTGTCGGGGCAACGGGTTCCGTGCGAAGCCACCCGGGGCGACGGAGGATGGGACCGGCAAGTACGGCGGCGGGGGCCCTCTCAAGGTCCTGGGCTCCCCCTCCTACGCGCCGCAACTCGAGCCCTTTGACAAGTTCCCGGAGCGGGTCCCGGCCGCCCACGGAGGCTTCGCGGAGCCGTCGGGGGAGCCCGCCAAGGGCGTGGACCCGGGGGCTCTGGAGCTGGTGAGCAGCAAGGTGGTAGACTGCGGGCCGCCGGTGCAGTGGGCAGACGTGGCGGGCCAGGGCGCGCTCAAGGCGGcgctggaggaggagctgctgTGGCCCTTGCTGAGGCCGCCCGCCTGTCCCGGCAGCGCGCGCCCGCCGCGGACCGTGCTGTTCTTCGGGCCCCGCGGCTGCGGTAAGGCGCTGCTGGGGCGCTGCCTCGCCACCCGGCTGGGTGCCACGCTGCTGCGCCTGCACGGAGCCAGCCTGGCAGCCTCCGGCGCCGTCGAGGGCGCGCGCCTCCTGCAGGCGGCCTTTGCGGCTGCCCGCTGCCGCCCACCCGCCATGCTGCTCATCAGCGAGCTGGACGCGCTGCTGCCGGCGCGGGACGACGGAGCTTCCCTGCGGGCGCCTCTGCTAGCCTGCCTGGACGGCAGCTGCGGCGCGCGCGCCGACGGCGTGCTGGTGGTGGGTACCACCTCGCGGCCGGCGGCCCTGGACGAGGCCACCCGCCGGCGGTTCGCGCTGCGCTTCTACGTGGCGCTGCCCGACGGCGCGGCGCGCGGGCAGATCCTGCAGAGGGCGCTGGCTCAGCAGGGCTGTGCGCTGAACGACCGGGAGCTGGCTGCCCTGGTGCAGGGAACTCAGGGCTTCTCTGGGGGCGAGCTGGGGCAGTTGTGCCAGCAGGCAGCAGCCGAGGCAGGCCTCTCCGGACTGCAGAGGCCCCTCTCCTACAAAGATGTGGAGGCTGCTCTAGCCAAAGTGGGCTCTCGGGCTCCCCCCAAGGAGCTGGACTCATTAGTTGAGTGGGACAAAATGTATGGCTCCGGACACTGA
- the LOC115065688 gene encoding uncharacterized protein C12orf81-like, with translation MAWALILALCNGLLPPTSALDAMGPHAAVRLAELLTPEECNHFRSLLEVPEPDLDKELARLSEDLLATPEPPAPRLGAQDWVGQRRRAAAELVRLSADWRATPEPPTPSLRAQDSVGEPQRATTAQASEGREGTSESSEVSDLCREALATWLAAQAPSLSWDRVARALRRSGRPDVARELAKNLHQQATLQLRRTGTNYLQQLLAPAPAPAPLELIMERLPQPPYTRSPSAWVGPLALGLLAGFLGALCTGALITVLTLWITGDNRDGDPAWSCARGQAAASPPRPARTPCSWETEPLLPQPRAPQPPSPLCSSL, from the exons ATGGCGTGGGCGCTGATCCTGGCCCTCTGTAACGGGTTGCTGCCCCCCACGAGCGCGCTAGACGCCATGGGCCCCCACGCAGCAGTCCGCCTGGCCGAACTACTGACCCCCGAGGAGTGCAACCACTTTCGATCACTCCTCGAGGTACCTGAACCCGACCTGGACAAGGAGCTGGCCCGGTTATCCGAGGACTTGCTGGCGACGCCCGAGCCACCCGCACCCCGGCTTGGGGCGCAGGACTGGGTGGGACAACGGCGGCGGGCGGCAGCGGAGCTGGTTCGGCTATCTGCGGACTGGCGGGCGACGCCCGAGCCACCCACACCCTCGCTCAGGGCGCAGGACTCGGTGGGAGAACCGCAGCGGGCCACAACCGCGCAGGCTTcggaggggagggagggcacGTCCGAGTCCAGTGAGGTTTCTGACCTCTGCCGCGAGGCGCTGGCAACCTGGTTGGCCGCTCAGGCTCCGTCCCTGTCGTGGGACCGCGTGGCCCGAGCCCTACGGCGCAGTGGCCGCCCGGATGTGGCGCGGGAGCTGGCCAAGAACCTCCACCAGCAGGCGACGTTGCAGCTGCGGAGGACGGGGACGAATTACCTGCAGCAACTCCTGGCCccagccccggccccggccccg CTGGAGCTGATCATGGAGCGCCTGCCGCAGCCCCCGTACACACGCAGCCCCTCAGCCTGGGTGGGGCCGCTGGCGCTTGGCCTTCTCGCCGGCTTCCTGGGAGCGCTGTGCACCGGGGCGCTGATCACCGTGCTCACGCTGTGGATCACCGGCGACAACCGCGACGGCGACCCGGCGTGGTCTTGTGCCCGCGGCCAGGCCGCCGCCTCCCCGCCCAGGCCAGCTCGGACGCCCTGCAGCTGGGAAACGGAGccgctcctgcctcagccccggGCGCCGCAGCCACCCTCGCCCCTCTGCTCGTCGCTGTGA